In Bartonella machadoae, a single genomic region encodes these proteins:
- the tatC gene encoding twin-arginine translocase subunit TatC translates to MNIEKDEIDANIAPLLEHLIELRQRIITALIAFLIAFMLCFLIKDYILNFLIWPYQWAMKISGGNPESIRLQSTQVWETFLTKMKLAAFGAVILSFPYTAFQFYSFIAPGLYKNERMAFLPFLIGGPILFCIGGAFVYILLAPIMLWFSLSQQVLPDVHLRIEFIVRISDYLSFMISFILIFGLIFQLPLITTLLTKVGLVTSRNLVSKRKWAILLSFIIAAIVTPSDFFTMFAVALPSIILYEISILIAYCIEKRKNPLKRS, encoded by the coding sequence ATGAATATTGAGAAAGATGAAATTGACGCCAATATAGCACCACTTTTAGAACATTTGATTGAACTGCGTCAGCGAATTATTACTGCTTTGATTGCATTTTTGATAGCTTTTATGCTGTGTTTTCTTATCAAAGATTATATTTTAAATTTTTTAATATGGCCTTATCAATGGGCGATGAAAATATCAGGTGGTAATCCTGAGAGTATTCGTTTGCAATCAACACAAGTGTGGGAAACTTTTTTAACGAAGATGAAACTTGCTGCTTTTGGAGCCGTTATTTTATCTTTTCCCTATACGGCTTTTCAGTTTTATAGTTTTATAGCACCAGGACTTTATAAAAATGAACGTATGGCTTTTTTACCCTTTCTCATTGGGGGGCCGATTTTATTTTGTATTGGGGGAGCATTTGTTTATATTTTATTGGCGCCAATAATGCTTTGGTTTAGCCTTTCTCAGCAAGTTCTTCCAGATGTTCATTTAAGAATAGAGTTTATAGTCCGTATTTCCGATTATTTGAGCTTTATGATATCGTTTATCCTGATTTTTGGTTTGATTTTTCAATTACCTCTTATAACAACTCTTTTAACGAAAGTTGGACTTGTAACTTCTCGTAATTTGGTATCTAAACGAAAGTGGGCTATTCTGCTCTCTTTTATCATTGCGGCGATAGTAACCCCATCGGATTTTTTTACTATGTTTGCAGTAGCCTTACCATCGATAATTCTTTACGAGATTTCAATTTTAATTGCTTACTGTATAGAAAAGAGAAAAAATCCCCTTAAGAGAAGTTGA
- a CDS encoding 23S rRNA (adenine(2030)-N(6))-methyltransferase RlmJ: MNYRHIYHAGNFADVFKHIIVTRIVEYLKRKEKAFRVIDTHAGIGLYDLSSLEAQKTGEGREGVQRFFSAPIPEDLKELLCPWYNIINALNEGKEEKIFYPGSPVLIRQLLRKQDRLTAIELHDEDYHILAKKFAGDYQTKVLHLDGWLALNAHLPPKEKRGFILVDPPFEKPGEFSRLIEGLMKAYRRFPRGIYALWYPVKYDKEIEKFLHALYQTGIPKILQLEMRIRKSSIPPTMHGSGMILINPPYLLEEEIKKLSSFLLTRFGQDKNAQITRKWIQKEHSLC; this comes from the coding sequence ATGAATTATCGGCATATTTATCATGCTGGCAATTTTGCTGATGTTTTTAAACACATTATTGTCACCCGCATTGTAGAATACCTCAAACGTAAAGAAAAGGCTTTTCGCGTTATAGACACACATGCGGGAATAGGTCTTTATGACCTCTCCTCTTTAGAAGCACAAAAAACGGGAGAGGGGCGCGAAGGCGTCCAACGTTTTTTTTCAGCTCCTATTCCAGAAGATTTAAAAGAACTTCTTTGTCCATGGTATAATATTATTAATGCACTCAATGAAGGAAAAGAGGAAAAAATATTTTATCCCGGCTCTCCTGTTCTCATTCGCCAATTATTGCGTAAACAAGATCGATTGACCGCAATTGAATTGCATGATGAAGATTATCATATTTTAGCAAAAAAATTTGCTGGTGATTATCAAACAAAAGTTCTGCATTTGGATGGTTGGCTTGCTTTAAATGCACATTTGCCACCAAAGGAAAAACGTGGATTTATACTCGTTGACCCCCCCTTTGAAAAACCTGGTGAATTTTCCCGCCTTATTGAGGGATTAATGAAAGCATATCGTCGTTTTCCTAGAGGAATCTACGCTTTATGGTATCCTGTTAAATATGACAAAGAAATTGAAAAATTCCTTCATGCACTTTATCAAACAGGAATTCCTAAAATTTTACAACTTGAAATGCGCATTCGAAAAAGTTCAATACCTCCTACAATGCATGGAAGTGGTATGATTCTTATCAATCCTCCTTATCTTCTTGAAGAGGAAATAAAAAAACTGAGCTCCTTTCTTCTTACTCGTTTTGGACAAGATAAAAATGCACAAATAACGCGTAAATGGATCCAAAAAGAGCATTCATTATGTTAG
- the tatB gene encoding Sec-independent protein translocase protein TatB produces the protein MFGIDGPEFLVILLVLIVVVGPKDLPKMLKTIAKAIAYIRSAANEFRHQFDDAMRQIELDDLQKTLSDISDLNLSKELTETSDPMPDVPDVIVGGIDGNFDINATHHKSKQDKAALECDQKTANEDLTTSVNFHSSENISGTSKNTAKNKKGVS, from the coding sequence ATGTTTGGGATTGATGGGCCAGAATTTCTTGTGATTTTACTTGTTCTCATTGTTGTCGTTGGGCCAAAAGATTTACCTAAAATGCTAAAAACGATAGCAAAAGCAATAGCTTATATACGTTCAGCAGCAAATGAATTTCGTCACCAATTTGATGATGCAATGAGACAAATTGAGCTTGATGATTTGCAAAAGACCTTATCGGATATTAGCGATCTTAATCTCAGTAAGGAGTTGACAGAGACTTCAGATCCCATGCCTGATGTCCCTGATGTCATAGTAGGGGGTATCGACGGTAATTTTGATATAAATGCAACGCACCATAAATCGAAACAAGATAAAGCAGCTTTAGAATGTGATCAGAAAACAGCCAATGAAGATTTAACAACATCTGTTAATTTTCATAGTTCTGAGAATATTTCAGGAACTTCTAAAAATACAGCTAAAAATAAAAAAGGTGTGTCATGA
- the tatA gene encoding twin-arginine translocase TatA/TatE family subunit — MGNIFSPTHLIVILLIILVLFGRGKVSELMGDVAKGIKAFKKNMKEEEDSIEDKLTVANDSKTIDVESLRSESLSIKPIVAREKKSSPTKGSKTSVAKKRRVK; from the coding sequence ATGGGTAATATTTTTTCACCAACGCATTTGATTGTAATTTTACTGATTATCCTTGTGCTTTTCGGACGTGGTAAGGTTTCTGAATTAATGGGCGATGTTGCTAAAGGAATTAAAGCTTTCAAAAAGAATATGAAAGAAGAGGAGGATAGCATTGAGGATAAGCTTACAGTTGCGAATGACTCCAAAACAATTGATGTTGAATCTCTACGATCTGAATCATTATCAATAAAACCTATAGTCGCACGCGAAAAAAAATCTTCTCCAACTAAAGGAAGCAAGACTTCTGTTGCTAAAAAACGGCGTGTAAAGTAA